In Aquipuribacter hungaricus, the genomic stretch CGGGCGGCCGCGCGGCGCCGGGCTGCGGCGGCGTACCCCGGGTCCAGCGGCCGCTGCATGATGTCGGTGAGCAGGGCGTCGGAGCTGAACGCGGGCCTAGCCACGCGGCACCCCCGGCCCCGCCGCGGAGGCCTCCGCGATCCGCGCCGCCCCGTCAGCCCCGTGGGTGCTGTCGACCCGCCCGGCCCGGACCGCGGCCACGAGCCGGTGCGTCTGCCACAGGTACCCGACCCCGGCCCACCAGTACAGGGCGCTCCCCCACAGCACGAGCGCCCAGGCGACGGGGCGGACGACGACGGCGAGGGACTCCGCGGTCTCGGCGAGCAGCAGCAGCGGGAGCGCGACGAGCAGGAGCATGGTCGCGGCCTTGCCGAGCAGGTGCGGCGGCAGCGACGAGAGGCCGTGCCGCCGCAGCACGAGGACGTTGAGGGTGAGGACGACCTCGCGCAGCACGACGAGCCCCACGAGCTCCCACGGCAGCACCCCGCGCCAGCCGAGGCCCAGCAGGGCGGCGGTGACGTACAACCGGTCCGCGGCGGGGTCGAGCAGCTGGCCGAGCCGGGTCACCTGGTCCCAGCGCCGGGCGAGCTGGCCGTCGACGAAGTCGCTGGCGCCCGCGGCGAGGAGCACGGCCAGGGCGGCGCCGTCGCGGCCGTCGAGGATGAGGCCGGCGAAGACCGGGACGCACAGCAGCCGCGCCAGGCTGATGAGGTTCGGCAGGGTGAGGACCCGGTCGCCCACCTGCGGCTCGTCCCGAGGAGCCGGCGTGACACCAGGACCGGGGCGGCCCGTGCCGGCGACCCGCGGGTCGTCCTCGGCTGCGGTGGTCGTGGTGGCCTCCCGCGCGACGGTCCCTGCCGGTCGGCCGGCACAGGGACAC encodes the following:
- a CDS encoding CDP-alcohol phosphatidyltransferase family protein; translated protein: MGDRVLTLPNLISLARLLCVPVFAGLILDGRDGAALAVLLAAGASDFVDGQLARRWDQVTRLGQLLDPAADRLYVTAALLGLGWRGVLPWELVGLVVLREVVLTLNVLVLRRHGLSSLPPHLLGKAATMLLLVALPLLLLAETAESLAVVVRPVAWALVLWGSALYWWAGVGYLWQTHRLVAAVRAGRVDSTHGADGAARIAEASAAGPGVPRG